Proteins encoded by one window of Arachis ipaensis cultivar K30076 chromosome B04, Araip1.1, whole genome shotgun sequence:
- the LOC107635983 gene encoding uncharacterized protein LOC107635983 yields MLPLTTDELHLFHKTDRALFCRLMFKQNLSITQALLVMGVWFWLEYTNYPNIISTMMQLSDSLVKSLSNEALTCLDTLAAFENPPIPKDGGLPLTKILVQKDISLKLFIMKRYTAIAGIKSVLNNICARVFKDILQNILSTTYYNYNYNNNYYYKYNYNYTNVASTSRARSSNSRPFVVPGFPHSLFGDFVVPHGVEDLDLLDAKIWSNKGPCDDVTEEDKTMFLTFSRGFPVSEEEVRELFITDYGNGSVVEIVMGNYEANNQSMFATMVLNGVAMVDEILQGLRLAKLRANGKDIWVRKYDRRN; encoded by the coding sequence ATGTTACCTCTTACCACTGATGAGCTTCATCTGTTCCACAAAACTGATAGAGCTCTTTTTTGTAGATTGATGTTCAAGCAAAATTTAAGCATCACACAAGCTCTCCTAGTAATGGGAGTGTGGTTTTGGCTTGAATACACAAACTACCCTAACATCATTTCCACAATGATGCAGCTCTCTGACTCTTTGGTCAAGTCATTATCCAATGAAGCTCTCACTTGCTTGGATACATTGGCAGCCTTTGAAAATCCCCCTATCCCAAAAGATGGGGGTTTGCCCTTAACAAAGATCCTAGTTCAAAAGGATATATCCCTTAAGCTCTTCATTATGAAAAGATACACAGCAATAGCCGGAATTAAGAGTGTCCTCAACAACATTTGTGCTAGAGTTTTCAAGGATATATTGCAAAATATTCTCAGCACCacatattataattataattataataataattattattataaatataattataattacaCCAATGTTGCTAGCACATCAAGGGCTAGAAGTAGTAATTCTAGGCCTTTTGTTGTGCCTGGTTTCCCACATTCATTATTTGGTGATTTCGTTGTGCCACATGGTGTAGAGGATCTTGATTTGCTTGATGCTAAGATTTGGAGTAATAAAGGACCTTGTGATGATGTTACTGAGGAAGATAAGACTATGTTCCTAACATTTTCTAGGGGCTTCCCTGTGTCTGAAGAGGAGGTGAGGGAATTATTCATAACGGACTATGGAAATGGTTCTGTGGTGGAAATAGTTATGGGAAATTATGAAGCAAATAACCAATCTATGTTTGCAACAATGGTTCTGAATGGTGTGGCCATGGTTGATGAAATTCTGCAAGGATTACGTCTTGCCAAGTTGCGTGCAAATGGAAAGGATATCTGGGTTCGTAAGTATGATCGCCGTAATTAA